In the Acetonema longum DSM 6540 genome, one interval contains:
- a CDS encoding GspE/PulE family protein yields MHREFGGQAVSEDKTQGFPQSLGEESSVVHFVNSIVSHAIRKRASDIHFEPGGAKFRVRCRIDGFLLEVGTYVQPNYPAVAARIKVMADMDIAEKRLPQDGRIHIAEFDGRRIDIRVATLPTIFGEKVVMRILDKKAIMTNIHQLGFSAECLAGFRRLYSQAYGMVLVTGPTGSGKTTTLYSVLTEINSVTKNIITIEDPVEYRIDGTNQIQVNTKSGMTFANGLRSILRQDPDVIMVGEIRDKDTADIAVRAALTGHLVLTTLHTNDAAGAITRLIDMGIEPYLVASSVLGVLAQRLVRLVCPECRTVYQPAQTERELLQLADTEVRYRATGCNFCGQTGYYNRTAIYEVLPLTAELRETVKNRVSSEAIRRAAIRQGMTTMQQDGMAKVGGGQTTLEEVMRVVHCFE; encoded by the coding sequence ATGCATAGAGAGTTTGGTGGGCAAGCAGTTTCTGAGGACAAGACTCAAGGGTTTCCTCAGTCTTTGGGTGAAGAATCCTCAGTGGTTCACTTTGTCAATAGCATAGTAAGTCATGCCATCAGGAAGCGGGCCAGCGATATACACTTCGAGCCCGGCGGGGCAAAATTCAGAGTGCGCTGCCGGATTGACGGATTCTTGCTGGAAGTGGGCACTTATGTTCAGCCCAATTATCCTGCCGTAGCAGCGAGAATCAAAGTGATGGCGGATATGGACATTGCTGAGAAACGATTGCCTCAGGACGGGAGAATTCATATTGCTGAATTTGATGGCAGAAGGATTGATATTCGGGTCGCCACCCTGCCAACTATCTTTGGCGAAAAAGTGGTTATGAGGATTCTGGATAAAAAGGCCATCATGACCAATATTCATCAATTAGGATTTTCCGCCGAATGCCTCGCCGGCTTTCGACGTTTATATTCTCAGGCATACGGTATGGTGCTGGTGACAGGTCCCACTGGATCAGGGAAAACGACCACCCTCTATTCGGTTTTGACTGAGATTAACAGCGTCACGAAAAATATTATTACGATTGAGGACCCGGTTGAGTATCGTATAGACGGTACCAATCAGATCCAGGTCAATACTAAATCCGGCATGACCTTCGCCAACGGACTCCGTTCGATTTTGCGCCAGGATCCCGATGTGATCATGGTCGGAGAAATACGGGACAAAGATACGGCAGACATTGCGGTACGCGCTGCGTTGACTGGGCATTTGGTTTTGACAACCCTGCATACCAATGATGCTGCCGGCGCGATTACCCGCTTGATTGATATGGGCATTGAGCCGTACTTGGTTGCCTCATCGGTACTGGGAGTTTTAGCGCAGCGTCTGGTTAGGCTGGTCTGCCCGGAGTGTCGTACGGTTTATCAACCGGCTCAGACTGAAAGAGAACTTCTACAACTGGCTGACACAGAGGTGCGGTACCGGGCAACCGGGTGTAATTTCTGCGGTCAGACCGGCTATTACAACCGGACGGCGATCTATGAAGTCCTGCCGTTAACGGCTGAATTACGCGAAACGGTGAAAAACCGGGTATCCAGCGAGGCAATACGTCGCGCCGCCATCAGGCAGGGAATGACTACCATGCAGCAGGACGGCATGGCAAAAGTAGGCGGCGGACAAACCACGCTGGAAGAAGTAATGCGGGTTGTTCACTGTTTTGAATAG
- a CDS encoding carbon-nitrogen family hydrolase → MTNLQIAMVQMEVVSGNIQANRERGIRMAEEAADKARTVVLPEIWTTGYGLKNVEQWAEDPEGPVIQEMRRIAKTKGVYIVAGSMPVKRDDRIFNETIVFDPQGQIVTTYQKVHMFSLYGEEKFFSPGNRRASFQLGEITAGLTICYDLRFPELYRSLALDGAQMIFVVAEWPRERLQHWITLNQARAIENQVYLCSVNCVGEHRGIRFPGHSLFIDPNGRITTEGTDAESIIYAQYDASMVPHSREGLTVWQDRKCGVYRME, encoded by the coding sequence GTGACCAATTTGCAGATTGCGATGGTTCAGATGGAAGTAGTGTCCGGGAATATTCAAGCTAACCGGGAGCGCGGTATCCGCATGGCGGAGGAAGCGGCGGATAAGGCCCGGACAGTGGTATTGCCGGAAATATGGACAACAGGCTATGGGCTGAAAAATGTAGAGCAATGGGCGGAAGACCCGGAAGGTCCCGTTATCCAAGAGATGCGCCGGATTGCCAAAACCAAGGGCGTATACATTGTGGCGGGCTCTATGCCGGTTAAGCGGGATGACCGGATATTTAACGAAACCATTGTTTTTGACCCTCAAGGACAAATCGTGACTACGTATCAAAAGGTTCATATGTTTAGCCTGTATGGCGAGGAGAAATTCTTTTCACCGGGGAACCGCCGCGCCAGCTTTCAACTGGGGGAAATTACCGCCGGTTTGACTATCTGCTACGATTTAAGATTTCCGGAGCTGTACCGGTCACTGGCCTTAGACGGCGCCCAAATGATCTTTGTGGTTGCAGAATGGCCCCGGGAACGGCTTCAACACTGGATTACCCTTAACCAGGCCAGAGCTATTGAAAATCAGGTCTACCTTTGCTCCGTAAATTGCGTCGGCGAACATCGCGGCATTCGGTTTCCCGGACATTCCTTGTTTATTGATCCTAATGGCCGGATAACAACTGAAGGAACTGATGCAGAATCAATCATTTATGCCCAATATGATGCAAGCATGGTGCCCCACAGCCGTGAAGGGCTCACGGTCTGGCAAGACAGAAAGTGCGGGGTATATCGAATGGAGTAG
- the sigK gene encoding RNA polymerase sporulation sigma factor SigK, producing MFSFFAIVSTFIIKMISVLVAYISNNTFPLPLSEKEEQVYLERLKNGDEMAKNILVERNLRLVAHIVKKFDNSGEEIDDLISIGTIGLIKAINTYDQGKKTRLATYAARCIENEILMHFRSTRRIRSEVSLYDPIGVDKEGNEITLIDVLGTAPDVVVEAVESQCEQERLSKQISQLSDREKWVLEMRFGWPDSSKKTQRDIAKLLGISRSYVSRIEKKAVAKLSKSFSQEDCN from the coding sequence TTGTTTTCTTTTTTTGCCATAGTATCCACTTTTATCATTAAAATGATATCGGTACTGGTCGCCTATATATCCAATAACACCTTCCCCTTGCCGTTATCGGAGAAGGAAGAACAGGTGTATTTGGAACGGTTAAAAAATGGTGACGAAATGGCAAAAAATATTCTGGTGGAAAGAAATTTACGATTAGTGGCCCATATTGTCAAAAAATTTGATAACTCAGGAGAAGAAATTGATGATTTGATTTCTATTGGAACGATCGGATTAATTAAAGCGATTAACACCTATGACCAAGGGAAAAAAACCAGATTGGCCACTTATGCCGCCCGGTGCATCGAGAATGAAATTCTGATGCATTTTCGCAGCACCCGGCGCATCCGTTCGGAAGTAAGTCTCTATGATCCGATCGGGGTTGATAAGGAAGGCAACGAGATTACCTTGATCGATGTCTTAGGAACGGCGCCTGATGTGGTAGTGGAAGCTGTTGAGAGCCAATGTGAGCAGGAAAGATTATCAAAGCAGATCAGTCAACTGAGCGACCGGGAAAAATGGGTGTTGGAAATGCGTTTTGGCTGGCCGGACAGCAGTAAAAAGACCCAAAGGGATATTGCGAAACTGCTGGGGATTTCCCGGTCCTATGTGTCGCGTATTGAGAAAAAGGCTGTGGCTAAGTTATCCAAAAGTTTTTCCCAGGAAGACTGCAACTAA
- a CDS encoding Tfp pilus assembly protein FimT/FimU — protein MKIGNGFTFIEMMVVISILSIVSLFALPAIHHSLRQAELDHAALNLQADLRWIQQMALDEPAISDNFQLIFDAAALNQYWVMKGTQVLKKVRFPEGVRLSYQPVPAAVYFQVSGAPGKGGQTLSLTNRRSILYVIIEGAVGRVRISDTRPERK, from the coding sequence ATGAAAATCGGCAACGGATTTACTTTTATCGAAATGATGGTTGTGATCAGTATCTTGAGTATTGTCTCTCTTTTTGCTCTGCCGGCCATCCATCACTCGCTGCGGCAGGCGGAATTGGATCATGCGGCGCTGAATTTGCAGGCGGACCTGCGTTGGATTCAGCAAATGGCCCTGGATGAACCGGCAATATCGGACAATTTTCAGTTAATCTTTGATGCGGCTGCTTTAAATCAATATTGGGTCATGAAGGGTACCCAAGTTTTAAAAAAAGTGCGATTCCCGGAGGGGGTCCGTTTGTCTTATCAGCCTGTCCCTGCTGCTGTTTACTTTCAGGTCAGCGGGGCGCCGGGTAAGGGTGGGCAGACCCTTTCACTTACCAATCGCCGCAGCATACTGTATGTGATCATTGAAGGAGCCGTGGGGCGGGTGAGGATTAGTGATACCAGACCAGAACGAAAATAA
- a CDS encoding type II secretion system protein GspD, whose protein sequence is MTFKRQYIVFILVVPVLFLYFFDRTAFNDPLHPGAPVAANAGKPAGSSPKPSSEMPRGYSQNYGIRNPFLPGKSTEPDIAAQHRSESAGGLIRQGNLTLKGIATVTIHAANADIREVLAGIAGAVGANAIIDGSVSGKITVHLVDIPYDQALEQVSLAKGLRCVKKQGVFIITADSKSGKNLETIRVIKLHYIRAEQVKSSLTAMIPEENLKIDESGNSIAFFGSDRDAELMQRAIAMLDVRPQQITLEAQILSVNKNNTRQLGVEWQWATTPAVPTSGDGDVVSREFAGAIQYGRNPENRPYEFQFQSRINALLTRGEAKLLSRPNVTTLDGQQAKIMIGDRIPVPVERDDSGGRTTITTEYVDAGIKLIYTPRVSKDGFITAVVKTEVSTPFYVAEMKAFRITTREAETQVIMRDGETIVIGGLIGSEHISNRSRIPFVSDLPLVGHLFRNSQRDGSDTEILIFITARIVPVKKGEQSHGTEDKKTDRTNDEPVSLYPD, encoded by the coding sequence ATGACCTTTAAGAGACAATACATCGTTTTTATTCTGGTTGTTCCTGTGCTGTTCCTGTATTTCTTCGACCGAACGGCCTTCAATGATCCTTTGCACCCGGGAGCACCTGTAGCAGCTAATGCCGGGAAACCGGCAGGATCCTCGCCTAAACCGAGCAGTGAGATGCCGCGAGGTTACAGTCAAAATTATGGTATCCGCAACCCTTTTTTGCCGGGGAAATCAACTGAACCGGATATAGCGGCGCAGCATCGGTCTGAATCTGCCGGAGGCCTTATCCGGCAAGGCAATCTAACACTGAAGGGCATCGCTACAGTGACGATACATGCCGCTAATGCCGATATACGTGAAGTATTGGCTGGGATTGCCGGCGCCGTCGGGGCTAATGCCATTATCGACGGTTCTGTCAGCGGCAAAATCACCGTTCATTTGGTGGATATCCCTTATGACCAAGCGTTGGAACAGGTTTCTTTGGCAAAAGGCCTGCGATGCGTGAAAAAACAAGGGGTTTTTATTATTACTGCCGATAGTAAGTCAGGCAAAAATTTAGAAACGATCCGGGTTATTAAACTGCATTATATAAGAGCCGAACAGGTAAAAAGTTCTCTGACGGCGATGATTCCGGAAGAGAACCTTAAAATCGACGAAAGCGGCAATTCCATCGCTTTCTTTGGATCGGACAGGGACGCCGAACTGATGCAGCGCGCGATAGCCATGCTGGATGTCAGGCCGCAGCAGATCACCCTGGAGGCGCAGATTCTGTCGGTCAATAAAAATAATACGCGGCAGCTGGGGGTTGAGTGGCAATGGGCTACTACGCCGGCGGTCCCCACTAGTGGGGACGGTGATGTTGTGAGCCGCGAATTTGCCGGCGCTATTCAATATGGGCGAAATCCGGAGAACCGCCCCTATGAGTTTCAGTTTCAAAGCCGAATTAATGCCCTTTTGACCCGGGGGGAGGCTAAACTTTTGTCCCGCCCCAACGTGACCACCTTAGACGGACAACAGGCAAAAATTATGATTGGCGACCGAATCCCCGTCCCGGTTGAACGAGACGACAGCGGCGGCAGAACGACGATAACGACCGAATACGTGGATGCCGGTATCAAATTGATCTATACCCCCAGGGTCAGCAAGGACGGATTTATTACCGCTGTGGTGAAAACCGAAGTGAGTACGCCGTTTTATGTTGCCGAGATGAAGGCTTTTCGTATTACAACCCGGGAAGCGGAAACTCAAGTCATTATGCGGGACGGGGAGACCATTGTAATTGGCGGCTTAATTGGTAGTGAGCATATTTCAAACCGCAGTCGGATTCCCTTTGTCAGCGATCTTCCCCTTGTCGGACATTTGTTTCGTAATTCCCAGCGAGATGGAAGCGATACCGAGATTCTGATCTTTATTACGGCGCGGATCGTTCCGGTAAAGAAAGGTGAGCAGAGTCATGGGACTGAAGACAAAAAGACGGATAGAACAAACGATGAGCCAGTCAGCCTTTACCCTGATTGA
- a CDS encoding prepilin peptidase, translating to MTEYIPFCRTALFVYFGLIISYTDYKQQLIFNKTLLWMFVAGIIFNFSAVGLKDCLLSVLTGGGILMAVFLASHGKMGMGDIKLAMALGVWLDWQAQIVGLFMAFVFGGLAGMTLYMAGKKSLTDAIPFGPFMMLGAFISHLYGKLILQWYLSLWYL from the coding sequence ATGACAGAATATATACCCTTTTGCCGAACAGCGTTATTTGTATATTTCGGTCTGATCATCAGTTATACGGACTATAAACAGCAGCTCATTTTCAATAAAACCTTGCTGTGGATGTTTGTCGCGGGTATTATCTTTAATTTTTCTGCAGTTGGCCTAAAAGATTGCCTGCTATCGGTTCTGACAGGAGGAGGGATTTTAATGGCAGTTTTTTTGGCCAGTCACGGTAAAATGGGAATGGGGGACATCAAGCTGGCAATGGCACTGGGAGTCTGGCTGGACTGGCAGGCACAAATCGTTGGCTTGTTTATGGCCTTTGTTTTCGGCGGATTAGCCGGGATGACGTTGTACATGGCCGGGAAAAAATCCCTTACCGACGCGATACCCTTTGGACCATTTATGATGCTGGGGGCATTCATCAGTCATTTATACGGAAAATTGATTTTGCAGTGGTATCTCAGCCTCTGGTATCTTTAG
- a CDS encoding type II secretion system protein yields MSQSAFTLIELIVVISIIGILAAIAVPRFTSAINTSKIVKIQADLKAIEGAVILYNADVGGYPSSVAALSSQVNGKGPWLNAEPIPPLDVKLTATTLENTSDIKYEINSAGQATYRGLTAEQIK; encoded by the coding sequence ATGAGCCAGTCAGCCTTTACCCTGATTGAACTGATTGTCGTCATTTCCATTATTGGCATATTAGCTGCCATTGCGGTTCCCAGATTTACTTCGGCGATTAATACATCAAAAATCGTTAAAATTCAGGCGGATTTGAAAGCCATTGAGGGAGCGGTGATCTTGTATAACGCAGATGTAGGAGGATATCCGTCCTCTGTGGCAGCGCTAAGTTCCCAGGTTAACGGCAAAGGCCCCTGGCTCAACGCCGAACCTATACCGCCTTTGGATGTCAAGTTGACAGCCACCACGTTGGAGAATACTTCCGACATCAAATATGAAATTAACAGCGCCGGGCAGGCCACCTATCGGGGGCTTACGGCTGAGCAAATCAAGTGA
- a CDS encoding YqeG family HAD IIIA-type phosphatase, with the protein MLKYLCPGTIVNSLYEIDIQALRKNGIKGMILDLDNTIIPWDSSILGPEVLLWLESVLAFGMGIGLVSNNRQKRVGEIARILNVPYVARAFKPAKKGFLSIMGTMSLLPHEVAVVGDQLYTDVLGGNRLGSYTIWVKPLSTQEFIGTKVTRFIEKMTIELLQAKKLL; encoded by the coding sequence ATGCTAAAGTATCTGTGTCCTGGAACCATTGTTAATTCATTATATGAAATTGATATACAGGCATTGCGGAAAAACGGTATTAAGGGAATGATTCTTGATCTGGACAATACGATTATTCCCTGGGACAGTTCCATATTAGGGCCGGAAGTGCTTCTATGGCTGGAGAGCGTGTTGGCTTTTGGGATGGGTATCGGTTTGGTATCCAACAATCGCCAAAAAAGAGTGGGTGAAATTGCCCGGATATTGAATGTACCCTATGTGGCACGAGCTTTTAAACCAGCCAAAAAGGGATTTTTAAGCATCATGGGCACCATGAGCTTATTGCCCCATGAAGTGGCAGTGGTAGGCGATCAATTGTACACTGATGTGTTGGGGGGCAACCGCTTGGGTTCTTACACTATTTGGGTTAAACCGCTAAGTACCCAGGAATTTATTGGTACCAAAGTTACCAGGTTCATCGAAAAAATGACGATTGAACTTTTGCAGGCAAAAAAATTATTGTAG
- a CDS encoding ammonium transporter: protein MKKRLGKILCLSLLFVAMALPALAAGEPPAIDTGDTAFVLISAALVMLMTPGLALFYGGMVRSKNVLSTIMQSFFILGLISVQWALFGYSLAFGPDIGSLIGDLSWFGLNGVGQEPNADYAGTIPQFAFMIFQGMFAVITPALLTGSFAERMRFPALVVFTLLWATLVYDPLAHWVWGVGGWLRNLGALDFAGGTVVHISSGVSGLVIALLLGKRKGYGSEVILPHHLPMTVLGAALLWFGWFGFNAGSALGANGLAASAFVTTHIAAAAATVSWVLTEWLDHGKPTLLGAASGCVAGLVAITPGAGFVNVPSALIIGLLGGVVCYLAVSKLKAKLGYDDSLDVFGVHGIGGTWGALATGLFASKAVNSAGADGLFFGNPEQLLLQAYGVLAGWIFAAVMTFIIIKVVGLFMKLRAKEDQEVQGLDISDHGERGYMS from the coding sequence ATGAAAAAAAGACTTGGAAAAATTCTGTGCCTGTCACTCCTGTTTGTCGCCATGGCTTTGCCGGCATTAGCCGCGGGCGAACCGCCTGCCATTGATACGGGTGATACCGCTTTTGTATTGATCAGCGCGGCTCTCGTCATGTTGATGACTCCTGGACTGGCTTTATTTTACGGTGGCATGGTACGTAGCAAGAATGTATTGAGCACGATTATGCAAAGTTTCTTTATTCTCGGCCTGATTTCGGTGCAATGGGCGCTGTTTGGCTATTCACTGGCATTCGGTCCGGATATTGGCAGTTTAATTGGCGATCTTTCCTGGTTTGGCTTAAACGGCGTCGGGCAAGAGCCTAACGCTGACTATGCCGGAACGATTCCACAATTCGCCTTTATGATTTTCCAGGGTATGTTTGCTGTTATCACACCTGCTCTGCTTACCGGTTCCTTTGCTGAAAGAATGAGATTTCCGGCTTTGGTCGTCTTCACTCTGCTTTGGGCCACTCTCGTGTATGATCCCCTGGCTCACTGGGTGTGGGGTGTAGGCGGCTGGCTGCGTAATTTAGGCGCACTTGATTTTGCCGGCGGCACCGTAGTCCATATCAGCTCCGGTGTATCCGGACTGGTCATAGCCCTGCTGCTTGGCAAGCGTAAAGGTTATGGATCAGAGGTTATACTGCCTCATCATTTGCCCATGACTGTACTAGGCGCCGCCTTGCTCTGGTTCGGATGGTTTGGATTTAACGCCGGCAGCGCTCTGGGGGCTAATGGCCTTGCTGCCAGCGCCTTCGTGACAACTCATATTGCCGCTGCTGCGGCAACTGTATCCTGGGTGCTTACCGAATGGCTCGATCATGGCAAACCTACCCTTTTGGGCGCTGCCAGCGGCTGCGTAGCAGGGTTGGTCGCAATTACCCCGGGCGCCGGTTTTGTTAATGTTCCCTCAGCCCTGATCATCGGTCTCCTTGGCGGCGTTGTGTGCTACCTGGCGGTAAGCAAGCTTAAGGCAAAGCTGGGCTATGACGATTCCCTGGATGTCTTTGGCGTACATGGCATCGGCGGTACCTGGGGCGCCCTGGCTACTGGCCTGTTTGCTTCTAAAGCGGTTAATTCTGCCGGTGCAGACGGATTGTTCTTCGGTAATCCGGAACAGTTACTCTTGCAGGCTTATGGCGTCTTGGCCGGATGGATTTTTGCGGCAGTGATGACCTTTATCATCATCAAGGTTGTGGGATTATTTATGAAGCTCCGCGCTAAGGAGGACCAGGAAGTTCAAGGTCTTGATATTTCGGACCATGGCGAGAGAGGGTACATGTCCTAA
- a CDS encoding type II secretion system F family protein gives MNKTFSYQAKSYSGETHRGLLLASSPAEAVYALKNQGLYALDIKEAPPGLLDGILARVLHPIGMKDIALLCRMLSVTLRSGLPLVQCLAIIANQAGNERFQLILLEIRRKVEQGEMLSRALQSFPQVFPLMMIGLIETGELGADLDHILDRLAVYFEKGYKLKEKMKSAMTYPLIVLCFALGSLAFLFVYVLPVFDSLFTDLKIELPLLTQWIFQSSRIVAQYFVYLLFAAALIILAFVFLARCHHRFRSILDHISLHIPVYGPLLAKSGVGRFCRTLGMLLRGGVPLLTAVNILKGTIDSYQMAQILMVVVTDLRNGISLSASLGKSRIFPPMALQMMSVGEETGKLGDILETVADFIETELDETMARISTGVEPFMIALMGLIVGAIVSATMLPLFEMIGSVGSR, from the coding sequence ATGAATAAGACTTTTTCTTATCAAGCAAAAAGTTATAGCGGAGAAACCCACCGAGGCCTGCTGTTGGCTTCAAGCCCTGCCGAAGCAGTCTATGCGCTGAAAAACCAGGGATTATACGCACTGGATATAAAAGAAGCGCCTCCTGGGCTATTGGACGGAATACTAGCCAGAGTGCTGCATCCCATTGGAATGAAAGATATCGCCTTATTATGCCGGATGTTGTCTGTTACCTTACGGTCCGGCTTACCTCTGGTACAATGTTTGGCGATCATCGCCAATCAGGCTGGTAATGAACGGTTTCAATTGATTCTGCTTGAGATACGGCGCAAGGTGGAGCAGGGGGAGATGCTGTCCCGGGCATTACAAAGTTTCCCGCAGGTTTTCCCATTGATGATGATCGGACTCATCGAAACAGGAGAACTAGGCGCTGATCTTGACCATATTTTGGACAGGCTGGCTGTCTATTTTGAAAAGGGCTACAAGCTGAAAGAAAAGATGAAATCGGCTATGACCTATCCTTTGATTGTTTTGTGCTTTGCCCTGGGGTCTCTTGCCTTTCTCTTTGTCTATGTATTACCGGTTTTTGATAGTTTATTTACTGATTTAAAGATAGAATTGCCCCTCCTGACCCAATGGATATTCCAGAGCAGCCGAATCGTTGCTCAATATTTTGTTTATTTGCTATTTGCTGCTGCACTGATTATTTTGGCATTTGTTTTCCTTGCCAGGTGTCATCACCGTTTCCGGTCTATCCTGGATCACATCAGCCTTCATATACCGGTATACGGCCCTTTGCTTGCCAAAAGCGGGGTGGGCAGGTTCTGCCGCACGCTGGGCATGCTGCTTCGGGGCGGAGTTCCCTTATTGACCGCTGTGAACATCCTAAAAGGAACTATTGACAGCTATCAGATGGCTCAAATTCTCATGGTGGTTGTAACTGATTTGCGCAATGGCATCAGTTTATCGGCATCTCTGGGGAAAAGCCGCATTTTCCCTCCTATGGCGCTCCAAATGATGTCGGTAGGGGAAGAGACCGGCAAGCTGGGGGATATCCTGGAAACGGTGGCGGATTTTATCGAGACCGAACTTGATGAGACCATGGCTCGAATCAGCACCGGCGTCGAACCGTTCATGATTGCCCTGATGGGTTTGATTGTCGGAGCTATTGTAAGTGCCACTATGTTGCCGCTATTTGAAATGATCGGCAGTGTGGGGAGCAGGTGA
- the serA gene encoding phosphoglycerate dehydrogenase, whose translation MHVLITEPIAQKGLEKLVQEGAKVDVKTDLSRKELLEVIRDYDALIVRSNTKVNEELYQKATRLKVVGRAGNGVDNIDMDGATNRGIIVVNTPESNVVSAAELTIGLLIASCRNIPQLHTRLKGKVWDRSGLKGMELQGKTVGIVGLGRIGSLVATRLKSFGMKIVAYDPYVNETRFKNLGVERREKLEDLMAEADILTIHTPKTKETYGMIGKEQFKGAKKGIRVINCARAGLINEEALIEAIKEKIVASVGIDVPDGEPQATSPLLELDNVVVTPHAGADTVEAQDNVGVTIAQEVAAALRGEMAPNSVNLPTLQAQELSSVKIYLKLGETLGKIYYQLEKEAVEKVEIIYRGEVAELETSMISLAILKGLFEPVLKERVNYVNASLIAKNRGVVVTESKESTVDNYLTLVTVKIISKNKTFSISGTIFGKAEVRIVEINGYEFDVHPAPYMLIGENIDKPGVIGQMGTLLGVGKVNIATMQVGRKISDKRAMMVLTADSEVSQETLEFLGGIEGILRVHFVKL comes from the coding sequence ATGCATGTATTAATTACTGAGCCGATAGCCCAGAAGGGGTTGGAAAAACTGGTCCAAGAAGGGGCTAAAGTAGATGTAAAGACTGATCTGAGCCGTAAAGAGCTGCTGGAAGTGATCCGAGACTACGACGCGCTGATTGTCCGCAGCAATACTAAAGTTAATGAAGAATTGTATCAAAAAGCCACCCGGCTAAAAGTGGTTGGGCGGGCCGGCAATGGCGTAGATAATATTGACATGGATGGAGCGACTAATCGCGGCATTATTGTAGTCAATACCCCTGAATCTAATGTGGTGTCGGCGGCGGAACTTACTATCGGCCTTTTAATCGCATCTTGCCGCAACATTCCCCAGCTTCATACTCGGCTGAAAGGCAAGGTGTGGGACCGCTCCGGCTTAAAAGGGATGGAACTGCAGGGAAAAACAGTAGGTATCGTAGGATTGGGGCGCATTGGATCTTTAGTGGCAACCCGATTGAAATCCTTTGGTATGAAAATCGTTGCCTATGATCCTTATGTCAATGAAACCCGGTTTAAGAACCTGGGAGTGGAAAGAAGGGAGAAATTGGAGGACCTGATGGCAGAGGCCGATATCCTTACCATCCACACCCCAAAAACCAAGGAAACATACGGCATGATCGGCAAGGAACAATTCAAGGGGGCGAAAAAGGGTATCAGGGTCATCAATTGCGCCCGGGCCGGCCTTATCAACGAAGAGGCGCTCATTGAGGCCATCAAGGAGAAGATTGTCGCCAGTGTCGGAATTGATGTCCCCGACGGAGAACCGCAAGCCACTTCACCGCTGCTGGAACTTGATAATGTGGTGGTAACGCCCCATGCCGGCGCTGATACGGTAGAAGCCCAGGACAACGTTGGAGTTACGATAGCTCAGGAAGTGGCGGCGGCGCTGCGAGGGGAAATGGCGCCCAACTCTGTGAATCTTCCCACACTGCAGGCACAGGAACTGAGCTCGGTCAAAATCTATTTGAAATTAGGCGAAACCCTAGGCAAAATATATTATCAGCTGGAAAAAGAGGCTGTGGAAAAAGTGGAGATCATCTACCGGGGCGAGGTAGCGGAATTGGAGACATCCATGATCTCCCTGGCAATTTTGAAAGGCTTGTTTGAGCCTGTTCTCAAGGAACGGGTGAATTATGTCAATGCCAGTCTTATCGCCAAAAACAGAGGGGTGGTTGTAACCGAGAGCAAAGAGTCCACGGTGGATAATTACCTTACTTTGGTCACTGTCAAGATCATCTCCAAAAATAAAACCTTTAGCATCAGCGGCACTATTTTTGGCAAAGCCGAAGTACGAATAGTGGAAATCAACGGTTATGAATTTGACGTTCATCCGGCGCCTTATATGCTGATAGGGGAGAATATCGATAAACCGGGCGTTATTGGTCAAATGGGAACCTTATTGGGTGTAGGCAAAGTAAATATTGCCACCATGCAGGTTGGCCGGAAAATTAGTGATAAACGGGCCATGATGGTTTTAACAGCAGACTCGGAAGTATCTCAGGAAACTTTGGAATTCCTGGGGGGCATCGAGGGGATTTTACGAGTTCATTTTGTGAAGCTATGA
- a CDS encoding P-II family nitrogen regulator has product MRKMTKIDIITRPAKLEELKEAMNVIGVTGMTVTQVYGCGLQKGHTEVYRGKEYTINLLPKVKVEIVVCEVPVEKVLEAAKKACHTGQIGDGKIFVYPIENAIRIRTGEEGDIAIMDPSDIK; this is encoded by the coding sequence ATGAGAAAAATGACTAAAATTGATATTATCACCCGGCCGGCTAAACTGGAGGAACTGAAGGAAGCCATGAACGTTATCGGGGTAACCGGCATGACGGTTACCCAGGTTTATGGCTGCGGCCTGCAAAAAGGTCATACTGAGGTATACAGAGGAAAAGAATATACGATCAATCTTTTGCCTAAAGTCAAAGTGGAAATTGTGGTCTGTGAAGTGCCGGTGGAAAAAGTTTTGGAGGCCGCTAAAAAAGCCTGTCACACCGGACAGATCGGCGATGGCAAAATCTTTGTCTATCCCATTGAGAATGCCATCCGGATCCGGACCGGCGAAGAAGGCGATATCGCCATTATGGATCCATCCGATATTAAGTAG